CTTTTTGatttatatctgttatctctattttCCGATCTTTATCAGTTATCTCTAATTGTCAATTTATATCTAATATTTCTATTTGCCAAATTATATCTGATAtctctatttgccgatctaAATCTGATTTTTCGATCTATATCTGTTATATCTGTTTACCGATCTATATCTGTCATCTCTATTTGCCAATCTATATCTGTTATATCTATTTTTCGATCCATATCTATCATCTCTATTTGCAGATCtatatctgttatctctatttgccgatctatatctgtcATCTCTATTTACCGACCTATATCTATTATCCCTATTCGCTGACCTATATctgtttttctattttcaaatcTATATCTATTATCTTTGTTTTTAGATTTATATCAATACTTATCCGAGCTGTATCAATCATTATTGTCTCTATATCAATCATTATCACTCTTTGTCAAATCTATATCAACTATCATCAGATCTATATCAACTATCTTCCGAACTATGACTATCAACGATCTTCAATCAATTATCCATTCGCGATAAATTTTCAATTCAAAGTCGTCGCATCATTTACACATGCGCAATCAAACACAATCTTCAATCAATTATCCATTCGTGATAATCCTTCAATTCAAAGTCGTATCGTTTACACATGCGCAATCAAACACAATCTTCAATCAATTATCCATTCGTGATAATTCTTCAATTCAAAGTCGCATCGTTTACACATGCGCAATCAAACTCAGTCTTCAATTCTGAACTATGACTATAAACAGTCAACAAACTCAATCACATATCATACAAGTAAAAATACTTATCCATTGGCGACAACTCTTCAATTCAAAGTCGCATCGTTTACACATGCGCAATCAAACTCAATCAAATCACCCAACAACAGTGAACTAACTCAATATTCTCGCCCAACCAATTCACTTTTATCAACATCGTCTCAACAACTATTCAAATTAACTACTCGTTTCCATGAAAAAACCTAACTGTTGCATCTATTAAATCAACGGTTCAAAATTTTATTGGAAAAATCAAAGGCACAATCAATGACAAGACTACTACACTTTCCAATGCACGTTAACTTCAAATTACgtctgaaaattcaaattattcattattttaatAAAGTAAGTTGATCTGAGGGCTCCATACCTATAACTCAAATCGTCGAGTTATAACTAAAAAAACTCAACCTGCTTTATCAAAATATAGCCAGGCTAAGCTTGGGGGCTATGATACGGCCGTTACAAATCCGATGTCATAATTCGGCATTATATACAATAACTTGGCATTATGCACCATAACTCGGCACTTTACGTTATAACTCGGCGTTATACGTTACAATCAGACATTATCACTTGTTAAAACCTATTAATTGCTCTTCAATTCAGATGATCAATAGAAACATAACCGACCTATTTTATCTCACCTATAAAGGTATGATATTTTATCTTCAAAGGATACATTGAATTCTCAATACTGACTTAATcttcggagtgcctttgcaggtacactccccCCTTGTTCCTTACTCACGCTCTGCGCAATTGGACATCTCTTTGGAGAAAAACTCGGACTTCCACAAAAGCTCAAAGGTCGGCACCGAAGATAACAACTCGACGTCGACTCCCAGGGACCGAGCTCTCCCATCAGGTATCCATACAAGAAcagatttaatttatttttaatgtatattttatatttcaatatgtattttattgtaataattaatttttgtggttaattttaatatacacctagtataattgaaaaaaatatataaaaaaatgttgtATTGTGAGAGACCATACTtgataacaaattttttttaaggatGTTACTGTTTGAATTAGAtaaatttctttgattttaagttttttaataatattgatccttaaaaccaaaaataaaaagtaaaaagaaaattgaaataataaaaacgCAAACCCAAAACATGTCCAACTTTCTTCGTGAAAACTGACATGGCCACTTAGAGGGAACTGATTTTGGGGCTATGCAATGCGGCAATGCCCAGAGGGATTATTAGGTCTCTTCATTTTGTGTGTTTTATTTTGGGCTTCGGTTCTCTTATGTGCCCAAAAATACATGCGAGGAAAAATACAAGggaagattattattattattattattatttaatcttTAGAGTTTAtagtttatgattttttttatttcattagaaaaaatctaaaaatactTATAAGAGAAAATATTagatctaaattaaaaaaaaaagatatttattaCATTAAAGtatgtattaaaaataagtACAAAATTTGATTACAAAAATTCttaactaatagaaatatagacATGTGCAAGTTTTGTTAGTTCTTAAATCTTCATAGAATGTGATTGtaaaattttttctcttctctcacTAAACTCAAGTAGTTTCCTTATCTATAagtattttcataaaaaaaaaaaaactccttTAATGTTAGAGTTAGGCAACCTTTTCACCTAAAAGATCTGCGGGTTTGGAAATGGAAAGAGTGAATCTTTCACTATTTTTTTGTGGATAATTTACCAGAAAAATGTCTCGAAGAAATAATTGTTTAACTTGTTTAAGTGGACAAGGCGAATAAATGACATATATCTGTCTCGCAAGGAAAGATATGAGAAAATTCATTTGTTTGCTTTCATACGGTATACTACAAAAGGAGGTTCTTTGAAAGCAATAAATGAAATGAACCGAATGCGGCTGCAGACTAAAGAGATTTATGTGGGAGAGTCTAAATATAGGAGGGATGTCGATCTCAAGGCGAAGCAGGATAAGAAGGATGCAGATAACAATAGCTCTTTTGCGGAAGGGCTCTTTGATTGTGGGAAAAATCATGTGTCCAGGTAGGATTGCTTGCAAAGCGTGCAGACAATAGAACCAGTAACAAAAGGGATCTCTATTATTGAACACGACTACACCAAAAATGTTGAAGCACGTAATGAACCGATGAAGGTGCATTGGGACATGGCGGCGGAGATGATGACCCAGGGTTCACGGGAGGACGATCAAGATGAGGGTAGAATGGTCATTACCATTGCGGATTTAGATGAATAGCAGCACGGATTATTGAAACAGAAAACGAATAATTATAATTCGAAATGTAGTTCTAGTTTGTGCAGATTCTATGGGATCTCATTCAGGTAGCGATGAAAGAGTAAGCTTACCCAGACGACACCAAGAGGAGCTTGATACGGGTAGGGGAGGATCGCCGTTTTTTGTGGGAGAAGGGCATGGTTTCAGATGCAATGACGATGCTGCTGCAGTGACATGCGACGGTGAGTACTTAGTCTTGCGTCTCCATAAGGCTGTGTTGGTGGTCATCGCGGGGGTGTGACAGAGATACTGCCATATTGAGGAGGAGGAAGGTCGAAAGGTCTGGCTTTTGTGCAGGGGATGTGGAGAGCGCGACTCAATATATGGCCAATGGGACTGGTGGGGGAGAGGCAGTAAAGGGGGCGAGAAGACCGACAGACAATGACAATGACTGTGTGGAGTTCTAGAGTACACTGGTGTGGTATGTAGTAAAGAGCAAGAACCTCATCGAGTCACCGTTGAACCAATATGCACCGGGTTGAGGTCTGTCGGAGGTGCGAAAAATAATATAGCGACAAAAGAAACTGCGATAGGGATGCGGACACATTCTAATGAGAAGATGACCATGATGCTCGTTAATGCTGGTACAAATGCTCACACAAATAGTGACTTGGAGGACtgtggaagttttggaaaggaTGTAAATAGTGAGCCGAATCTAGAAAAGTAAGGAGGAAGTTGGAAAGACGATTTGGTTGAAAACAGAGTGCCTTGGGATTTGGTAGTGGAATCAAGAGTTGTTCTTTATGACAAGGAAGAAGACATTATGGCTATTCTTCAAGCTCAGAATTGATCAAACTTTCGAGTACTAATTGATCAAACATAtccattttaatttcttctaCCAACCTTTTTATGTACTAATTGCACTTTAAAAGTTTGGATTATTGataatattaatatcttttattattttcaaaaattaaaaaaaatacatttatctcgtttatagtgtaaacgagatatacatatatctcgtttacactgtaaatgagATATACATGTTTCTCATCCACTTGTCTTATCTTATTTATACGGTAAATGAGATACATACaaaattatctcgtttacagtgtaaatgagataagaaagagatatttatttgggtaaatattttttaaattatttattttaataattattataatttatttatttattaaaataaaaaattcggagagaaaaaattgaaaagaaaagaaaaagtgggTAAGAGAAAGGAAAATGCAAAGTTCGAAAggaacaaaaaaggaaaaacagggttgaagaagaagatagaaaagGAGAAATAAAAAAGTAGAATTTATAGTTTGAAAAATATAGATTGCTGCATGCCTGCACGTATAAGGCGGGATTCGAATTctcaatatttatttaaataagttaGTGAGCTAACTACTAAAGCAATCTAATTTAGTTAAAAGAAAGTGTTCTTTAACATATGTATGTATCTTTTCTCCAATTCAAATGAGACATTTAGTTTTTTCTTggccaaaaataaattattcttatGTTGTTTTCATTTGCTTTGTCTATGGGGTTtgttaaaagttttttttttccttgttGAGAGTAATAATGAACGTTTAAGTTCTTTAACACATTACTAAGttggaaattttttttatttttggaaatgcATGTATATTGAACTTGATATGAAGCGAAGAGATTTAATTCCACACAACATTGATTTTCCATCTTCTAAAGCTTCAATGCCAATAATGAAGTTAAAAAGtattaacaagaaaatatgTGATCAGTTTGCTTCACTTTTACTCTATCGTTacagtaaaaaaatattattttaatttagtttactTTTGggtaaatttttatataaatcttaattaaataattaataattttaaacaaatGAGAGAACATGAGAAGATATCACAtccaattcaaaattttaaagtaaaaaattaatcattttttttaatttttttaatgtaggACTAATTTTGTGCACTCCTCACACTTGTAACATTAACAATTATAAACACATTACATCATTTACTAGTTATACATTTACAATTTGATATACTCATTACTCAACAAGAAACCATAAACATACATGAAGAAGTTAATATCATTCCAATAAAGGATGAATGAGCAGATGATGAAGCAAAAATTAATGCATATCCATGATTAAACTAATTCAATTCATTATTTAGATAAACACACTTAACCTCAAGCCAAGCACAACATAAATGATTATTTAGAGgtagatgattttttttttttttgtgtttaacTATAATGGTTGGAGAGCTATACTATGCCTTGAGAAGATGATCATTAACCTCTTTAGTACCCTTCTCGTAAAATTCTAAGTAGCCGTATGGAGTTTTAACATCTTCATTGATCTTCTCAAATTCAATGGTCCATTTAACACAAGCACACTCATTGTTGGTCTCAGTCACTTGAACATTGGTCTTAAAGAGTTTGTAGTTCTGACTGATATCTCCATCAAAGATAATGTATGAAATTGACTTCTTCTCCTCATCGATAGTTTCAATTTTCTCTTTACATGTAATTACCTTACCATCTATTATTTTACacaatcaataattaattaacataaataaccaaagataaatataataatGTTTGTTAAACTAAAGCTTATATTATTAGTTACCTATGTGACAAGTCCAATTTTTGACCGAATCAGTGGAATGCCAGTCATCACCTTGGTGCAAGTTGGCTCCATGCACTCTTTCACAAATGTTTTGGATATTGTGGAATTCCTTTGCCAAAATGTGGAAGAACTTTGAAGCTGGTATTTGGATCGCAAATTCAACACTAATTTTACCACATATTGCCATCTTTCAAGAAAAGGAAGTAATTAATATGAAGCAAGAGAGGTAGATAGAGAGATCACTAGATCTAGAATAAGAGGATGGAGAATAAGTTGAAGACTTATGGAGACTTATATAGGAAAAGACGACTATATTGCAATACCAATGGTTGATTCCATGTGATAGAGTAAATCAATTAAACAGAATTGGTTAGCTTCAGTTAAGTGTGGATAGTTAGTTTGTGAGTATTGGCATTGCTGTTAGTTAGAGCTAGCACGTGGTTAGTTTTGTGATAACTAAATTAGTTAGCTGACAGCTGTAACTCTCTCTGGTTTAAATAGCTAGAGATGACTACTCTtcattacttttcttttttcttttttggtgaATGGATTAGATAACCTCTAATCCTAGGTTACACAACACACACACTAAAGGTTCTATCACTACCCAGCTGTAGCTAGAATTTGAACCTGAGATGTGGCTTCTGTGATGCCAACATATTGGCCATTGGTGCAATGCCTCGGTCACATTACTTTTCCAATTTACCAATTCACAACACAAGTATGGGCCTGATCCTTCACCATGGATAGAAAGATTATTATTAGTTATACGTCTTTTTAAGTATATAACTACTATGTATAtctattatttaataatttgattttttagAATAAGTAAATATTTATCCTAAAAATTTAAGCAATTAGGTAAAGATACTAAATAATGGTACATCTAACACgtgataataattttttttttttttggatttagctagatatcatatatttttagaaCACATGATAAAatcattattaataaaaattaaaaaaaatcttctaATAAATGTAAaacaaattcattaaaattttaaattttatatatttttaataaaaaaattttaatttataattttaatatatatttttaagacatacacaaaatagctaaatcttttttttagagtcaatttttttttcaaatataaaaaagataatattaaaGTTCTACAATTGTTAAGTGCAATAATATACAGTTATctattaaaataattgatatttAGGCGAGCTTTGTTTTGTAGAATGTTTTGACAATTTagacttttttttattgaatccatgttgttatatataatatcatttattagtttctaattaattttcttacCTTTGAAATAAAAGGTTTTACGATATAATTTCAGAACTTTAAAAAGTTCGATTTTTATTAGCCAAAAATTTCAGCAGACAAAAGTGGACCACATAGCTAGTATATATACTTTAAGCCAAAAAATGTTGGACTCAGCGCTAAATTGCCTAATAACTTAAACTTTGGGATAGAGGGATTTTATGGCATATATGCACAAAAATTATTAGTTATGAAATATATATTAAGTGCGATTATTATAGTAATTTTTTATGGAATAATgttatatgaataataaaatttattattatttttaatatttagttaataaatatatttttatattaatttttaaattttaaattttaataatataaaaataaattattaattcaaagtgttgactcatattaaagtaatttattttaataaaatgattgaaatttaaaattagagagATGTTCTGATTAGAATTTGGTTACAtgtcttttctattttaatttaatatacaTCGAACTAGTTGAATTTGATTTGCCTTATTACACATAAATCGAATCAgtcaaatttaatttatattcaaAAGCTCAAATTTATGTAAATAGAATTAAGCCAATTCGATTTAATATTTTATGAATTCAGGTTTAGTAACATAGTAAATCGATGCAGCTAAATTCGctttacatataaaaaaaaatatagataaatcaAATCactataatttaaattttgtcttaACGTGTTACGAAATAAAGTAATTCAATTTAACAAATGATAAATCTTATAAATACATTTAAAAAGTTTGCTTTTGTCTAAAGTGACATTTACAATAGCTAAtgatgataattttttaattctagTGTATTACgtaaaaaagataaaacaaaattgaaagaaaaaataaaatttattgataaGAATCTAACAAGCGTCATTATCTAACAATTAACTAGTTTTGATGAACTACAAAGTACTATAGTACAGAAACTAAGAGTCCATGACATATTAATAAtgtgaaaaaattattttatacgaTTTTCGATTCTCTTACACGAGATTTTGTGAAGTTCGACTCTTTTATTGTATTCaagcattattcattaaattgaAACATTATTGTAGGATCGTATTATTACTACTTTCAGTTATTCACTGAATTGAAGCATACCACTGTAACACCCCCATTAACTTGACAACACTAATACAATTTTCAGTATTTTCTGCTTCCACATGAACAGAATTGATAGCTCTTTGTGCCTcttcaataatttaaaaaatgatattgaaattagaaatcataACAAAGTATTTTCATCAATAATTTTAACaatgatattaaaataaaaaatcataaatcataaatcataaatttcaaaaaaacaACAGTACTACTACCaatcaagaaaataaaacaagacATTTTAAAACCTTAATGTAAAACTAGCCGTTCCTACGAAAGAAGAATAAGTAAAAGGGGATACTGCCACTATTTGACgaaataaataagagagaaagagagagagattggGAATATGACACAAAAGGTGTGCACATTTCTCAATTCACATTTAGATTATCACCGTAATGTCCAAaacaaatttagaaataaacAGCTCATTATGATAACAATGAGAGAACTAGCCAGCGAAATCTATATAAACACATAGAAGCAGCGACAGATTAATTTACAATTATTCAACCCATAACAAGTTCACAAAGtattcaataataattattcaataattattGTTAAAGAATACTTAGAAGCTAGAAGTATAGAACAGAGCATAGCAAAACCTGAGAAAGAGGGGGAATAGTGCTGATCAGTGGAACAGAACTGGCGCCAGCAAAGGTGGAATAGAGCTGCGCGACGAAGCAGGAGGCAAGCCCAACAATAGTACTTCCAAGGCTAAAACGGCGACGATGGTGAAACAGAGCTGCACGATGGCAAGAATGGCTTCGAAGCTCCAACTTGTGATGATGGCGGAAACAGTCCAGCGGCTGGATGGAAGTGACGGAGTCAGCTTGCTGGCACTGAGACGAAGGATGAGTCTGAGAGTGATGGGAGGGAGTGTTGCGCCGTTGTGTGGAGTTAGGGTTGCTGGGTTAGGTTGGATAATGGTTTGGGGGGCTTAGGGAATTAAAATGGTGGCggtttttattaaatttagaaAACCAGTCGATTTGCGGTTTGGTTTGACCGACCGATTCTTGGCCGATTTGATAGTTTAATGtcggttttttttattttacagttTTGCCATCCATCCGAACCGCTATTCTTATCAATTTATCGTTCGACCAGTCAGttcaaatcaattttcaaaacctTGGTTTTTTGAGGTGAGAACTTATGAATTGTTGGTCACAATTGGAGATGTGGTTGCTAGTTTAGGAAGATCGAATTAGAATCCTAAATTTGTAGGGCTTCCAAGAGCCTCTAGCTCAATACCTATAGGTACCTTTAGCTTCGTGTCTACAGTTGCACCCGAAGTAGTGATGCATGTGCATCATTGGTGGTTTTTAGTTGTTATTTCTATAGTTTTAGCTAGTTAAGTTTCATACAAATTTAGTCGATAAACAAGTGATTGCATGAAATATTCTGCATGTAATGAATTCTCAAGCATAAGTTGAAATTGTAACTATTTCATTAATATACAAGGTGAATATAATGCAATAGATTATACTAAGTGAAGTTGTGATTATGAGCATTATTATTACACTTAGTATATTAAATCATCTTATATATTACTTTGATGCACTATGTTTGAATACTTGATAGGAAAATGAGAAAAGGCATGCAGAGCACTAGGCGCTCGAATTGAAGTTGGCGCTGCCTTAGGAGAAGAGACGCTCAAATTGACGCTCGTTTGCACGCTCAATTACTCAACGCCAGCTAAAGgtggtcacgcgtacgtgtaACAAGAAAATCCAGCGCCAGATTGAACGGGCGCTCAAATTGGCGCTCATTTACTGAGCGCCCACAATAAAGGCCACGCGTATGCatggatgacgcgtacgcgtgaggaTGAAATTGTGCCTCCTGGAAGTGAGACTTGGCGTTCAAACTAGTGCTCGCTTGCACGCTCATTTAACGAGCGCATTCAATAAGgatcacacgtacgcgtgacacgTGAAATGAGTACTCGGATTGAATGAGTGCTGAGTTGAGTGCTCGTTAACTAAATGCCTATGACGAGGGTCATGCGTACacgtggacgacgcgtacgcgtgacaagtgAAGACAGTATCCAACATAAAGGGCGTTCGACAAACCAGCGCCCAAAATAGAGTAGTTGACTTTATTTTCGGAATTAAATGGACTACTTATGCGTATTCTTTTAGGACCAGGTTATACATTAACCTGTTAATATATTTAAGTGTACTTGCACATAATTTAAACATGGGTTGCTCTAGTGTAAAGATACAATTTTATACAGATATATAGATGtactttctttttatatatgatGCTGACACGTGTTGTTTTTAATTCACAAGATCAAGCATGTCTTCAAGAGGTTACTGGTGCTCATGGTCGTTCTTGCTTCTTCCACTATTTCATAACTTCCACTCAGAATATACTAGAGACCAACTGTTTTCTTATTTATATTCTATGCATCAACAATTCTATTTTCACATCAAAAGCGTACCCACATGTACTCTAACCAAAGTAACTTTTTCTTTTGCCTTCTTTTAATTAATAGTaaaacttaaaaagaaaaaataagacaTCGAAATACAACACACTGGAGTAAGAGTTTTGCATTCAGTAATTATAGTACCAACTAATGATGGATACCGAAAAATTTAGACTCCAAAACAAAAAGTAGtatatgaaaatattaaaataatttatatttctaaATCCTAAACTTCAACTCCTAACCTctattttctaaattttgaatccCAAAATTTAAAccttaaattctaaaatatattaCCTTTAAAAAAGTTTCTCCTTACAATTTTTTGACAATATAAACTGGTCATACTTCTATTATTAATACAACTATTATTAATACAACAGTGTCTAATCACATATTAAATATTggttaaattatatttattatattaaattaataatatttttttgcctcatatatatataatttaatattttctttatatatatatatatatatatatctcgaGCCCATTCATTGCAAAGGCAAAGGCATGCAATGATCCAACTATCTATTTGAAtattgtccaaaaaaaaaaaaaccaaacaGAGCCATCCACCATTCCAGCGTAGGAAGTTCGGCTCTGGTGGGTTCTGCACAAACCTTAGCTTTCTCTGCACAATTCTACGCTGCTCCCACTATCATGGCTCATGGACATGTGTTGTTATTGTCTTCTTCTAATGAGAATATCTGTAAATCTTTATATACTTGCATCTGTACATTATAATTAGGGTAGGTTTTTGGTAGCCAAAGTTATAGTGGTTAAGAATGGCTAAATTTTGACTGACTAATGAATATATGACATGTGAAAAGTTTGGTGGAAGTTGGTAGTTAGAGTGATGGGTCTATTGTTAGTGATTACTAAAAGacaaaaaagtaaataaactTACCAAAATAATGTGTATATCATGTGAactttttttaagaaaaaaaatctgtTAGTGTTTTTTA
The Arachis stenosperma cultivar V10309 chromosome 7, arast.V10309.gnm1.PFL2, whole genome shotgun sequence genome window above contains:
- the LOC130939373 gene encoding MLP-like protein 43, translated to MAICGKISVEFAIQIPASKFFHILAKEFHNIQNICERVHGANLHQGDDWHSTDSVKNWTCHIDGKVITCKEKIETIDEEKKSISYIIFDGDISQNYKLFKTNVQVTETNNECACVKWTIEFEKINEDVKTPYGYLEFYEKGTKEVNDHLLKA